One genomic region from Bradyrhizobium icense encodes:
- a CDS encoding GNAT family N-acetyltransferase, translating to MSIEIDVLNGDSSWPRAEPLLEAVWPHEVVEKLSWGHVKWAHADLRVLIDAPEDAERPGLACHVGIYFRTATWDSRKVQIGGIGGVSTRNDCRGRGYATLALNAAIRTLRDHEAVRFAMLFCEPHNEAFYEARGWHAFKGEVYAEQPEGRIRFEAMAPYVFDFTRKPRDGIIDLCGLPW from the coding sequence ATGAGCATCGAGATCGACGTCCTGAACGGGGACTCCTCATGGCCGCGGGCCGAACCGCTGTTGGAGGCGGTATGGCCGCACGAAGTCGTCGAAAAATTGTCCTGGGGTCACGTCAAATGGGCCCATGCCGATTTGCGCGTGCTGATCGACGCACCGGAGGATGCGGAGAGGCCGGGCCTGGCCTGCCATGTCGGGATCTATTTCCGCACCGCGACCTGGGACAGCCGCAAGGTCCAGATCGGCGGCATCGGGGGCGTCTCGACCCGCAACGATTGCCGGGGACGCGGCTATGCCACGCTGGCGCTCAACGCCGCGATCAGGACTCTGCGCGACCACGAAGCGGTGCGGTTTGCGATGTTGTTCTGCGAGCCGCACAATGAAGCATTCTATGAAGCGCGCGGCTGGCATGCGTTCAAGGGCGAGGTCTATGCCGAGCAGCCGGAGGGAAGAATTCGCTTCGAGGCGATGGCGCCCTACGTGTTCGATTTCACCCGCAAGCCGCGCGATGGAATAATCGACCTATGCGGCCTGCCGTGGTGA
- a CDS encoding DUF3095 domain-containing protein: protein MTTSDGTDIFYGAIPVFRGFGSLMDPALYTPLPDDWAVGVADIVESTKAIANQRYKAVNMAGAAVIAAVTNALGGREFPFVFGGDGASFAVSPADLSHAREALAATAAWVRADLDLMMRVALVPVKDIRAQGLDIKVARFGPSSNLSYAMFSGGGLGWADAAMKRGEFAVPPAAAGTQPDLSGLSCRFEEIPSSRGLILSVLVVPAKGADPQRFRKVIEDVIKLVEQSPDAGRPVPPDGPPLRWPPTGVEYEARAARGGPLLKRRTVVLAFTLWAYVVMRLGIKVGNFVPKNYVQQVVENSDFRKYDDGLRMILDCTVELERALTELLAMAASAKIVRYGLHRQDAAMMTCFAPSVMRSDHVHFIDGARGGYASAASALKAMAA, encoded by the coding sequence ATGACGACGTCTGACGGCACCGATATTTTCTATGGCGCGATCCCGGTCTTTCGCGGCTTCGGCAGCCTGATGGACCCGGCGCTGTACACGCCGTTGCCGGACGACTGGGCCGTCGGTGTCGCCGACATCGTCGAATCGACCAAGGCGATCGCCAACCAGCGCTACAAGGCGGTCAACATGGCCGGCGCTGCCGTGATCGCGGCCGTGACCAATGCGTTAGGCGGGCGCGAATTTCCCTTCGTGTTCGGCGGCGACGGTGCGAGCTTTGCGGTGTCGCCGGCCGATCTTTCGCACGCGCGCGAGGCGCTGGCGGCGACCGCGGCCTGGGTCCGGGCCGATCTCGATCTGATGATGCGGGTGGCGCTGGTGCCGGTGAAGGACATTCGCGCGCAGGGCCTCGATATCAAAGTCGCCCGCTTCGGGCCGTCGTCCAATCTGTCCTATGCGATGTTTTCCGGCGGTGGGCTGGGATGGGCGGATGCCGCGATGAAGCGGGGCGAATTCGCAGTCCCGCCGGCGGCAGCGGGAACACAGCCCGATCTGTCCGGGCTGTCGTGCCGGTTCGAGGAAATTCCTTCCTCCCGCGGGCTCATTCTGTCCGTGCTGGTGGTGCCCGCCAAGGGCGCCGATCCGCAACGCTTCCGCAAGGTGATCGAGGACGTCATCAAGCTGGTCGAGCAGAGCCCTGATGCGGGCCGGCCGGTGCCGCCGGATGGTCCGCCGTTGCGCTGGCCGCCGACCGGCGTCGAATATGAGGCGCGCGCCGCGCGCGGCGGGCCGCTGTTGAAGCGGCGCACCGTCGTGCTCGCCTTCACGCTCTGGGCCTATGTCGTGATGCGGTTAGGCATCAAGGTCGGTAATTTCGTGCCGAAGAACTACGTGCAGCAGGTGGTGGAGAATTCCGACTTCCGCAAATATGACGACGGCCTGCGGATGATCCTCGATTGCACGGTCGAGCTCGAACGGGCGCTGACGGAGCTTCTCGCAATGGCCGCTTCAGCCAAGATCGTGCGCTACGGCCTGCACCGGCAGGACGCCGCGATGATGACCTGCTTCGCGCCCTCGGTGATGCGCAGCGACCACGTCCACTTCATCGACGGCGCCCGCGGCGGCTATGCGTCGGCGGCGTCAGCGCTGAAGGCGATGGCGGCGTAG
- a CDS encoding DUF2147 domain-containing protein encodes MACRTAFIIAISAALLAAPSAFTQGTGEPTGVWLTQAGDARVKVSKCGGGICGVVVGLKEPIDPATGKPQVDDKNPNLALKRRPMIGLPLFSGMSPSGPNKWSGQIYNADDGGTYASSVSVTGPDTLKVEGCVGALCGGESWTRVGR; translated from the coding sequence ATGGCTTGCAGAACGGCTTTCATCATCGCGATCTCGGCGGCATTGCTGGCCGCGCCATCCGCCTTCACGCAAGGCACCGGCGAGCCGACCGGCGTCTGGCTGACCCAGGCGGGCGATGCAAGGGTGAAGGTCAGCAAATGCGGCGGTGGAATTTGCGGCGTGGTCGTCGGGCTGAAGGAGCCTATCGACCCGGCCACCGGCAAGCCCCAGGTCGATGACAAGAATCCGAACCTCGCCCTGAAGCGGCGGCCGATGATCGGCCTTCCCTTGTTCAGCGGCATGAGCCCCAGCGGCCCCAACAAATGGTCGGGCCAGATCTACAATGCCGATGACGGCGGCACGTATGCGAGCAGCGTCTCGGTGACGGGTCCGGATACGCTCAAGGTCGAAGGCTGCGTCGGCGCGCTCTGCGGCGGCGAGAGCTGGACGCGCGTCGGGCGGTAA
- a CDS encoding MATE family efflux transporter codes for MTIDAPLDMRPTAAVPPAPTNALLTSPILPTLLKLALPNAIAMVGTTLVAIAETSYIGRLGTEPLAGIALVFPFVMLTQMMSAGAMGGGVSSAISRALGAGDRDRAATLALHAAMIGACAGIFFTVMMLAFGRAFYTLLGGRGGVLEEAMQYSHVLFSGAIAIWLVNTLASVVRGTGDMRIPSVTLIGTALVQIAVGGALGLGLLGLPKFGMGGVAAGQLAAFTLGAMFLAWYLVSGRSRLTLNFAGFKFQRAMFVDILKVGAVSCLAPLQTVLTVLIFTKILAGYGAETLAGYGMGSRLEFLLTPIAFAFGVASVPMVGMAMGAGLVTRARQVAWIAGIAAGITVGTIGLIVAVMPALWVSMFTSDPGVTAAASSYLVWAGPAFAFFGMGVCLYFSSQGAAKVGGPVVAGTARLLIVGGGGWWLASMDAPASAMFALVGAAMVIYGLGTVLSIRLTRWGK; via the coding sequence ATGACCATTGATGCCCCGCTCGACATGCGTCCCACTGCCGCCGTTCCGCCCGCTCCGACCAACGCGCTGCTCACCTCGCCGATCCTGCCGACGCTGTTGAAGCTCGCGCTTCCCAATGCGATCGCCATGGTCGGCACGACGCTGGTGGCGATCGCCGAGACCTCTTACATCGGCCGGCTCGGCACCGAGCCGCTCGCCGGCATCGCACTGGTGTTTCCCTTCGTCATGTTGACGCAGATGATGTCGGCGGGCGCGATGGGCGGCGGCGTTTCCTCCGCCATCAGCCGCGCGCTCGGCGCCGGCGACCGCGATCGCGCGGCGACGCTCGCGCTGCATGCCGCGATGATCGGGGCCTGCGCCGGAATCTTTTTCACGGTCATGATGCTGGCCTTCGGCCGCGCGTTTTACACGCTGCTCGGCGGGCGCGGCGGCGTGCTCGAAGAGGCGATGCAGTACTCGCACGTGCTATTCTCCGGCGCGATCGCGATCTGGCTGGTCAACACGCTGGCTTCGGTCGTGCGCGGCACCGGTGACATGCGGATTCCGTCGGTGACCTTGATCGGCACCGCGCTGGTGCAGATTGCGGTCGGCGGCGCGCTGGGCCTCGGGCTGCTCGGCCTGCCGAAATTCGGCATGGGCGGCGTTGCCGCGGGCCAACTCGCCGCTTTCACGCTGGGCGCGATGTTTCTCGCCTGGTATCTCGTCAGCGGCCGCAGCCGGCTGACGCTGAACTTCGCGGGCTTCAAATTCCAGCGCGCCATGTTCGTCGACATTCTCAAGGTCGGCGCGGTGTCCTGCCTGGCGCCGCTGCAAACCGTGCTGACGGTGCTGATCTTCACCAAAATCCTGGCCGGCTACGGTGCCGAGACGTTGGCCGGTTACGGCATGGGCTCGCGGCTGGAATTCTTGCTCACGCCGATCGCATTCGCCTTCGGCGTCGCCTCGGTGCCGATGGTCGGCATGGCCATGGGCGCAGGCCTCGTGACACGCGCGCGGCAGGTGGCATGGATTGCGGGCATTGCTGCCGGAATCACCGTTGGCACTATCGGGCTCATCGTTGCAGTCATGCCGGCGCTCTGGGTTTCGATGTTCACCAGCGATCCCGGCGTAACCGCCGCGGCTTCTTCGTATCTCGTCTGGGCAGGACCGGCGTTCGCCTTTTTCGGAATGGGCGTGTGCCTCTATTTCTCTTCGCAAGGTGCTGCGAAGGTCGGCGGCCCGGTGGTGGCCGGCACCGCAAGGTTGCTGATCGTCGGGGGCGGCGGCTGGTGGCTGGCCTCCATGGACGCGCCGGCATCGGCCATGTTTGCACTGGTCGGCGCAGCGATGGTCATTTATGGCCTCGGCACGGTGCTGTCGATCCGTTTGACCCGCTGGGGCAAATGA
- a CDS encoding metal ABC transporter ATP-binding protein has product MAAQIKFRNVTLGYDRHPAVHHLNGEVVPGALVAVIGPNGAGKSTLFRGVAGILKPLSGGIDLGGLDSRDIAYLPQSVDIDRSFPISVFDFVGSGLWRSTGPFGGIGKAARAKILAALAAVGLNGFENRSIGTLSGGQMQRMLFARVLLQDAGLIVLDEPFNAIDAKTSADLIALVRRWHGEGRTVLAALHDLEMVRSHFPETLLLARGPVAWGPTADVLTPENLLVAMKMCEAFDDSAAACAADMPSRAA; this is encoded by the coding sequence ATGGCCGCACAGATCAAATTCCGGAACGTGACGCTCGGGTACGACCGGCATCCGGCGGTGCATCACCTCAACGGCGAGGTCGTGCCGGGTGCGCTGGTGGCGGTGATCGGGCCGAACGGCGCCGGCAAGTCGACGCTGTTCCGAGGGGTGGCCGGCATCCTCAAGCCGCTGTCCGGCGGGATCGATCTCGGCGGTCTCGATAGCAGGGACATCGCCTATCTGCCGCAGAGCGTCGACATCGATCGCAGCTTCCCGATCTCGGTGTTCGATTTCGTCGGCAGTGGCCTGTGGCGCTCGACGGGCCCGTTCGGCGGCATCGGCAAGGCCGCGCGCGCGAAGATCCTGGCGGCGCTCGCCGCGGTCGGGCTCAACGGTTTCGAAAACCGCTCGATCGGCACGCTGTCCGGCGGGCAGATGCAGCGCATGCTGTTTGCGCGGGTGCTGCTGCAGGATGCGGGGCTCATCGTGCTGGATGAGCCGTTCAACGCCATCGACGCCAAAACCTCGGCGGACCTGATCGCGCTGGTCAGGCGCTGGCATGGCGAGGGACGCACCGTGCTGGCGGCGCTGCACGACCTGGAGATGGTGCGAAGCCACTTCCCCGAAACCCTGCTGCTGGCGCGGGGGCCGGTGGCGTGGGGGCCGACCGCCGACGTGCTGACGCCGGAAAACCTGCTGGTGGCGATGAAGATGTGCGAAGCCTTCGACGACAGCGCCGCCGCTTGCGCCGCCGATATGCCGTCGCGAGCGGCATGA
- a CDS encoding metal ABC transporter solute-binding protein, Zn/Mn family: MIRFLLIALTMLAVVGPARAADRLNVVASFSILGDFVRHVGGDRVEVTTLVGPNSDAHVYVPAPSDAKRVAGAKLVFVNGLGFEGWLSRLVKSAGGKATVVTATTGITPLKLGSQADPHAWQSVVNAKVYVANIRDALAAAAPAHAEAFKSSASAYLAELDALDREVREAVAKIPQGRRKVISTHGAFGYFAAAYGIEFIAPVGVSTESEASARDVAKIITQIRAAKIPAVFLENISDPRLMSRISAETGARVGGTLYSDSLTGEKGDSPTYIAMVRHNIKALTSALSQ, encoded by the coding sequence ATGATCCGGTTCTTGCTCATCGCTCTCACCATGCTCGCAGTCGTCGGACCGGCTCGCGCCGCGGATCGCCTCAACGTCGTCGCCAGCTTCTCGATCCTCGGCGATTTCGTCCGCCATGTCGGCGGCGACCGCGTCGAAGTCACGACGCTGGTCGGCCCCAATAGCGATGCGCATGTTTATGTGCCGGCGCCCTCGGACGCCAAACGGGTTGCGGGTGCAAAGCTTGTGTTCGTTAACGGTCTAGGATTCGAGGGCTGGTTGTCGCGGCTCGTCAAGTCCGCCGGCGGAAAGGCGACCGTCGTAACCGCGACGACCGGCATTACGCCGCTCAAGCTCGGCTCGCAAGCCGATCCGCATGCGTGGCAATCGGTCGTCAATGCCAAGGTCTACGTCGCCAATATCCGCGATGCGCTGGCGGCGGCGGCTCCCGCGCACGCTGAAGCCTTCAAATCCAGTGCGAGCGCCTATCTGGCCGAGCTCGACGCACTGGACCGCGAAGTGCGCGAGGCAGTCGCCAAAATTCCGCAAGGCCGTCGCAAGGTGATCTCGACCCACGGCGCGTTCGGTTATTTTGCCGCTGCCTATGGCATCGAATTCATTGCGCCGGTCGGTGTCTCGACCGAATCCGAGGCCAGCGCCCGCGATGTCGCAAAGATCATCACCCAGATCAGGGCGGCCAAAATACCGGCAGTTTTTCTCGAAAATATCAGCGATCCCCGCCTGATGAGCCGGATATCGGCCGAGACTGGCGCCAGGGTCGGTGGAACGCTCTATTCCGACAGTCTGACCGGCGAAAAGGGCGATTCTCCCACTTACATTGCGATGGTCAGGCACAATATAAAGGCCCTGACCAGCGCGCTGAGCCAATAG
- a CDS encoding metal ABC transporter permease, producing the protein MIYDALFAPFIEFEFMRRALAAVIALALGAAPIGVFLMLRRMSLVGDAMAHAILPGAAIGFLLSGLNLFAMTTGGLIAGFTVALLAGLVARNTELKEDASLATFYLVSLALGVTIVSIKGTNIDLLHVLFGNILAMDDQTLLVIAFNATITLLVMAVIYRPLVIECVDPVFLRTVSRAGAPAHLAFLALVVINLVNGFHALGTLLGVGLMILPAGIARFWSRDITGMICIAVASAIVSGYAGLVLSFQTKIPSGPAVILIAAVLYVASLLFGPVSGLVRQMFPGRHLEA; encoded by the coding sequence ATGATTTACGACGCGCTGTTCGCGCCCTTCATCGAATTCGAATTCATGCGCCGCGCGCTTGCTGCCGTGATCGCGCTTGCGCTCGGGGCTGCGCCGATCGGCGTGTTCCTGATGCTGCGGCGGATGAGCCTCGTCGGCGACGCCATGGCGCACGCAATCCTGCCGGGGGCTGCGATCGGCTTCCTGCTCTCGGGGCTGAACCTGTTCGCGATGACGACCGGCGGCTTGATCGCGGGCTTTACCGTCGCGCTGCTCGCCGGCCTCGTCGCGCGCAATACCGAGCTGAAGGAAGACGCCTCGCTCGCGACCTTCTATCTGGTGTCGCTCGCGCTCGGCGTCACCATCGTCTCGATCAAGGGCACCAATATCGACCTGTTGCACGTGCTGTTCGGCAACATCCTCGCGATGGACGACCAGACGCTCTTGGTGATCGCCTTCAACGCCACGATTACACTTTTGGTGATGGCGGTGATCTACCGTCCCCTCGTGATCGAATGCGTCGATCCGGTGTTCCTGCGCACCGTCTCTCGCGCCGGCGCGCCCGCGCATCTGGCGTTCCTGGCGTTGGTCGTCATCAACCTGGTCAACGGTTTTCACGCGCTCGGCACGCTGCTCGGCGTCGGCCTGATGATCCTGCCCGCCGGCATCGCCCGGTTCTGGTCGCGCGATATCACCGGCATGATCTGCATCGCGGTCGCAAGCGCGATCGTCTCGGGCTATGCCGGGCTGGTGCTGTCGTTTCAGACCAAAATTCCCTCAGGCCCCGCGGTCATCCTGATCGCGGCGGTGCTGTATGTCGCATCGCTATTGTTCGGTCCCGTCAGCGGCCTGGTCCGGCAGATGTTTCCCGGCCGTCATCTCGAGGCGTAG
- a CDS encoding CobW family GTP-binding protein, which produces MSELSSQKIPVTVLTGYLGAGKTTLLNRILSENHGKKYAVIVNEFGEIGIDNDLIIGADEEVFEMNNGCICCTVRGDLVRIMDGLMKRRGKFDAIIVETTGLADPAPVAQTFFVDEDVQKNARLDAVVTVADAKWLSDRLKDAPEAKNQIAFADVIVLNKTDLVSKPELAEVEARIRGINPYAKLHRAERCKVALSDVLERGAFDLDRILEIEPEFLDAGDDHHHHHNDHDHHHGHDHDHSHSHGGLKHYHDEDMQSLSLRSDKPLDPTKFMPWLQNLVATEGQKILRSKGILSFTDDDDRYVFQGVHMMLEGDHQRQWKEGEPRESRVVFIGRELPEKTIREGFESCIAA; this is translated from the coding sequence ATGTCTGAACTTTCGTCCCAAAAAATTCCAGTGACCGTGCTGACAGGCTATCTCGGCGCCGGCAAGACCACGCTGCTCAACCGCATCCTGTCGGAAAACCACGGCAAGAAATACGCCGTCATCGTCAACGAATTCGGCGAGATCGGCATCGACAACGACCTCATCATCGGTGCCGACGAGGAAGTGTTCGAGATGAACAACGGCTGCATCTGCTGCACCGTGCGCGGCGACCTCGTCCGCATCATGGACGGCCTGATGAAGCGCAGGGGCAAGTTCGACGCCATCATCGTCGAGACCACGGGCCTTGCCGATCCGGCCCCGGTGGCGCAGACCTTCTTTGTCGACGAGGACGTGCAGAAGAACGCGCGGCTCGATGCTGTCGTCACCGTGGCCGACGCCAAATGGCTGAGCGATCGCCTGAAAGACGCGCCGGAAGCCAAGAACCAGATCGCGTTCGCCGACGTCATCGTGCTGAACAAGACCGACCTCGTCTCCAAGCCGGAGCTCGCCGAAGTCGAGGCCCGGATTCGCGGCATCAATCCATATGCAAAGCTGCACCGCGCCGAGCGCTGCAAGGTCGCGCTATCGGACGTGCTGGAACGCGGCGCGTTCGATCTCGACCGCATCCTGGAAATCGAACCGGAATTCCTGGACGCCGGCGACGACCATCACCATCACCATAACGATCATGATCACCATCACGGGCATGATCATGATCACAGCCACAGCCATGGCGGATTGAAGCACTATCACGACGAGGACATGCAATCGCTGTCGCTGCGCTCGGACAAGCCGCTCGACCCGACCAAATTCATGCCGTGGCTGCAAAACCTCGTCGCCACCGAGGGCCAGAAGATACTGCGCTCGAAGGGCATCCTCTCCTTCACCGACGACGACGATCGCTACGTGTTCCAGGGCGTGCACATGATGCTGGAAGGCGATCATCAGCGGCAATGGAAGGAAGGCGAGCCGCGCGAAAGCCGCGTCGTCTTCATCGGCCGCGAGTTACCGGAAAAGACGATCCGCGAAGGTTTCGAAAGCTGCATTGCTGCATGA
- the crcB gene encoding fluoride efflux transporter CrcB: MGNATSYLLVFFGGGLGATLRHLINLTCARCLGTGFPWGTFIINISGSTVMGLIAGYLAFKGEASQPWRLFLMTGVLGGYTTFSAYSLDAALLYERGELGLAALYVIGSVVLSIAGLFGGLALVRQFT; encoded by the coding sequence GTGGGTAACGCGACAAGCTATCTCTTGGTCTTTTTCGGTGGCGGCCTTGGCGCGACGCTGCGCCATCTCATCAATCTCACCTGCGCCCGCTGCCTCGGCACCGGCTTCCCCTGGGGCACCTTCATCATCAACATATCAGGCTCGACCGTGATGGGGCTGATCGCGGGCTATCTCGCCTTCAAGGGCGAGGCGTCGCAACCCTGGCGGCTGTTTTTGATGACCGGCGTCCTCGGCGGCTACACCACATTCTCGGCCTATTCGCTCGATGCCGCGCTGCTCTACGAACGCGGCGAGCTTGGGCTCGCGGCGCTTTACGTGATTGGCTCCGTCGTGCTGTCGATTGCCGGGCTGTTCGGCGGTCTTGCACTGGTGCGGCAGTTCACCTGA
- a CDS encoding WD40 repeat domain-containing protein, producing MSDQLTIASLTDRVKSVAVSAPVSAVHFLGERAAFVCAEEKVAMADAAGEISRVDVHGGAILCTASDGKRVVTGGDDGKLVALNAKGETSVLATDAKRRWIDNVALHPDGAFAWSAGKTAFVRSGKGEEKTFDVPSTVGGVAFAPKGLRVAVAHYNGVTLWFPNMAAKPEFLEWAGSHLAVTFSPDNKFLVTAMHEPALHGWRLADNRHMRMSGYPGRVRSMSWSAGGKGLATSGADTVIIWPFTSKDGPMGKEPAMLAPLQARVSMVACHPKQDIMAAGYSDGTVLIVRLEDGAEILVRRNGSEPVSALAWNAKGTLLAFGTEDGDAGMLEF from the coding sequence ATGTCCGATCAGCTCACCATTGCGTCCCTGACCGATCGCGTGAAATCCGTCGCGGTCAGTGCACCCGTCTCCGCCGTGCATTTCCTCGGCGAGCGCGCCGCCTTCGTATGCGCCGAAGAGAAAGTCGCGATGGCCGATGCCGCCGGCGAAATCTCCCGCGTGGACGTGCATGGCGGTGCCATCCTCTGCACGGCATCCGACGGCAAGCGCGTCGTCACCGGTGGCGACGACGGCAAGCTCGTCGCATTGAACGCAAAGGGCGAGACGTCGGTGCTCGCGACCGATGCAAAGCGGCGCTGGATTGACAATGTCGCGCTGCATCCCGATGGTGCGTTTGCCTGGTCGGCCGGCAAGACCGCGTTCGTCCGCAGCGGCAAAGGTGAGGAGAAGACTTTTGACGTCCCATCGACCGTCGGCGGCGTCGCCTTCGCGCCAAAGGGGCTGCGCGTGGCGGTTGCCCATTACAACGGCGTGACGCTGTGGTTTCCCAATATGGCGGCGAAGCCGGAATTTCTGGAATGGGCCGGCTCGCATCTCGCCGTCACCTTCAGTCCCGACAACAAATTCCTGGTCACCGCCATGCACGAACCGGCGCTGCACGGCTGGCGGCTCGCCGATAACAGGCACATGCGGATGAGCGGCTATCCCGGCCGCGTCCGCTCGATGTCGTGGAGCGCGGGAGGCAAGGGGCTTGCCACGTCGGGTGCCGACACCGTGATTATTTGGCCGTTCACCAGCAAGGACGGTCCGATGGGCAAGGAGCCGGCGATGCTGGCACCGCTGCAGGCGCGCGTTTCCATGGTCGCCTGTCATCCGAAGCAGGACATCATGGCCGCGGGCTATAGCGACGGCACCGTGCTGATCGTGCGGCTCGAGGATGGCGCGGAGATTCTGGTGCGCCGCAATGGCAGCGAGCCGGTCTCGGCGCTGGCCTGGAACGCAAAGGGCACGCTGCTCGCCTT
- a CDS encoding superoxide dismutase: protein MTFTLPNLPYSHDALAPHMSKETLEYHHDKHHQAYVTNGNNAIKGTEFEGKSLEEIVKGSFGKNPAVFNNAGQHYNHLHFWNWMKPNGGGSKLPGRLEKKITEDLGGLDKFKADFAAAGVGQFGSGWCWLSVKNGKLEISKTANGESPLVYGATPILGCDVWEHSYYIDYRNRRPDYLKAFCDNLINWDYVDELFGKAGA from the coding sequence ATGACCTTCACGCTGCCCAATCTTCCCTATTCCCACGACGCCCTTGCGCCCCACATGTCCAAGGAAACGCTGGAGTACCACCACGACAAGCATCACCAGGCTTACGTGACCAACGGAAACAACGCGATCAAGGGGACTGAATTCGAAGGCAAGTCCCTGGAGGAGATCGTCAAGGGTTCGTTCGGCAAGAATCCGGCCGTGTTCAACAACGCCGGCCAGCACTACAACCATCTGCATTTCTGGAACTGGATGAAGCCGAATGGCGGCGGCAGCAAGCTGCCCGGCCGTCTGGAAAAGAAGATCACCGAGGACCTCGGCGGTCTCGACAAGTTCAAGGCCGATTTCGCCGCCGCCGGCGTCGGCCAGTTCGGCTCCGGCTGGTGCTGGTTGTCGGTCAAGAACGGCAAGCTCGAAATCTCCAAGACCGCGAATGGCGAAAGCCCGCTGGTCTACGGCGCGACGCCAATCCTCGGCTGCGACGTCTGGGAGCACTCCTACTACATCGACTATCGCAACCGCCGTCCCGATTATCTGAAGGCGTTCTGCGATAACCTGATCAACTGGGACTACGTCGACGAACTGTTCGGCAAGGCCGGAGCCTAA
- a CDS encoding permease has product MSEPPLKDPAPAEDAEPKPRRARKPVGWSMIVIGALVAICVALVWRRDGIDGVLNILTHDLWLFGEIIPRVLAGCLLGGFIAEILPHDKVSRSLGPESGLKGLLIGTAFGAILPGGPFTAYPVAAALLTVGADFGATIAMVVSWTLIGYGRAVAWELPILGTDFTLWRIAISLPIPVLAGWLGRFVFVRMYPKGEPSE; this is encoded by the coding sequence TTGTCAGAACCTCCGCTAAAGGACCCGGCGCCAGCCGAAGACGCCGAGCCGAAGCCACGGCGTGCCCGCAAGCCGGTCGGCTGGTCGATGATCGTGATCGGCGCGCTCGTCGCGATCTGCGTCGCGCTGGTGTGGCGGCGGGACGGCATCGACGGCGTGCTCAATATTCTCACCCATGACCTCTGGCTGTTCGGCGAAATCATCCCGCGCGTGCTGGCCGGCTGCCTGCTCGGCGGATTCATCGCGGAAATTCTGCCGCACGACAAAGTCTCGCGATCGCTCGGTCCGGAATCGGGCCTGAAGGGACTTTTGATCGGAACGGCATTCGGCGCGATCCTGCCTGGCGGCCCGTTCACCGCCTATCCGGTGGCGGCGGCATTACTGACTGTCGGTGCCGATTTCGGCGCCACCATCGCGATGGTGGTGAGCTGGACGCTGATCGGCTATGGCCGCGCCGTCGCCTGGGAGCTGCCGATTCTCGGCACCGACTTCACGCTGTGGCGCATCGCGATCTCGCTGCCGATTCCAGTGCTGGCAGGCTGGCTCGGCCGCTTCGTCTTCGTGCGGATGTATCCGAAGGGCGAGCCGTCCGAATGA